A region from the Triticum aestivum cultivar Chinese Spring chromosome 3D, IWGSC CS RefSeq v2.1, whole genome shotgun sequence genome encodes:
- the LOC123079749 gene encoding NADPH-dependent aldo-keto reductase, chloroplastic, which yields MATHFVLNTGAKIPSVGLGTWQSDPGIVGEAVYAAVKAGYRHIDCARAYNNEKEVGLALKKLFEESVVKREDLFITSKLWCGHHAPEDVPEALGDSLDDLQLDYLDLYLIHWPFRVRKGTSIGNPENFLPPDIPATWGAMEKLHDAGKARAIGVSNFASKKLGDLLAVARIPPAVDQVECHPGWQQSKLHTFCQSAGVHLSAYSPLGSPGSTWMNGNVLKEPVVLSIAEKLGKTPAQVALRWNIQMGHSVLPKSVSEERIKQNLAVYDWSIPEDLLAKFSEIKQARLLMGNFIVNKDSVYKTHDELWDGEI from the exons ATGGCGACGCACTTCGTGCTCAACACCGGCGCCAAGATCCCCTCCGTGGGGCTCGGCACCTGGCAGTCCGACCCCGGCATCGTCGGCGAGGCCGTCTACGCCGCCGTCAAG GCGGGGTACCGGCACATCGACTGCGCCAGGGCCTACAACAACGAGAAGGAG GTGGGTTTGGCTCTGAAGAAGCTGTTTGAAGAGAGTGTAGTCAAGCGTGAGGATCTGTTTATCACCTCTAAGCTATG GTGTGGTCATCATGCCCCAGAAGATGTGCCTGAGGCACTTGGGGATTCTCTCGATGACTTGCAGCTTGACTACTTGGATCTTTACCTT ATCCATTGGCCATTTAGAGTCAGGAAGGGAACAAGCATTGGCAACCCTGAAAACTTCTTACCACCTGACATCCCAGCTACATGGGGAGCAATGGAGAAGTTACATGATGCTGGCAAAGCTCGTGCAATTGGTGTGAGTAACTTCGCGTCGAAGAAATTGGGTGACTTGCTTGCTGTAGCTCGCATACCTCCGGCTGTTGACCAGGTGGAGTGCCATCCTGGTTGGCAGCAATCTAAACTCCATACCTTTTGTCAGTCGGCCGGTGTTCACCTCTCT GCGTACTCACCACTAGGTTCGCCTGGTTCAACATGGATGAATGGTAATGTCCTCAAAGAACCCGTCGTCCTCTCAATTGCAGAGAAGCTTGGCAAAACTCCTGCACAAGTGGCGTTGCGCTGGAACATTCAGATGGGTCACAGTGTACTGCCAAAGAGCGTGAGTGAAGAACGGATAAAGCAGAACCTTGCTGTTTATGACTGGTCTATTCCAGAAGACTTGCTTGCAAAGTTCTCTGAGATTAAGCAG GCCAGGCTTCTCATGGGCAACTTCATCGTCAACAAAGACAGCGTTTACAAGACCCACGATGAGCTCTGGGACGGCGAAATCTAG
- the LOC123074978 gene encoding aldo-keto reductase family 4 member C10, translating to MAAAHFTLNTGARVPSVGLGTYKAAPGVIADVLGAAVKAGYRHIDCAPLYHNEKEIGVALKKLFDDGVVRREDLFITSKIWCSDLAPKDVPLAIDSTLKDLQLDYVDLYLIHWPFQVKKGTEISPENFVHPDIPKTWQAMEQLYDSGKAHAIGVSNFSSKKLGDLLGVARVPPAVDQVECHLGWQQAKLRAFCHSNGVHLSAYAPLGRMKDVASNPVVTSVAESLGKTPAQIALRWGLQQGQSVLPKSANESRLKENIDLFDWSIPEELCAKLSEIKQVKQIRGDSFVHPQSIYKTCEELFDGEI from the exons atggccgccGCCCATTTCACGCTCAACACCGGCGCCCGCGTCCCCTCCGTGGGCCTCGGCACCTACAAGGCCGCCCCGGGGGTCATCGCCGACGTGCTCGGCGCTGCCGTCAAG GCAGGTTACCGGCACATCGACTGCGCGCCGCTCTACCATAACGAGAAGGAG ATTGGTGTTGCTCTGAAGAAGCTCTTCGACGATGGCGTGGTCAGGCGAGAGGACCTCTTCATCACTTCCAAGATATG GTGCAGCGATCTCGCACCCAAAGACGTGCCACTTGCAATTGACAGCACACTGAAAGATCTGCAGCTGGATTATGTGGATCTATACCTA ATCCACTGGCCATTCCAGGTCAAGAAAGGCACCGAAATAAGTCCGGAGAACTTTGTCCACCCTGACATACCCAAGACCTGGCAAGCCATGGAGCAGCTGTACGATTCAGGCAAAGCTCACGCCATCGGCGTGAGCAATTTTTCCTCCAAGAAGCTGGGTGATCTGCTTGGCGTTGCCCGTGTCCCTCCCGCCGTTGATCAGGTCGAGTGCCACCTTGGCTGGCAACAGGCGAAGCTGAGGGCGTTTTGCCACTCCAACGGGGTTCATCTATCA GCCTATGCACCCTTGGGCAGGATGAAAGACGTAGCGAGTAACCCGGTGGTGACATCAGTAGCCGAGAGCTTGGGAAAAACTCCGGCGCAGATCGCTCTGCGCTGGGGTCTTCAACAGGGTCAGAGTGTACTTCCAAAGAGTGCGAATGAGTCGAGGTTGAAGGAGAACATTGATCTGTTTGACTGGTCTATTCCTGAAGAACTGTGCGCCAAGCTTTCTGAAATCAAACAG GTTAAGCAAATCAGAGGGGATTCGTTTGTGCACCCTCAGAGCATTTACAAAACCTGCGAAGAGCTCTTCGACGGAGAGATTTGA
- the LOC123074979 gene encoding PRA1 family protein A1, translated as MDGRPATADDVVEAMREFVWFPPPRPSSEFFSRFSAPRSCSKWISRLECNLYYYGTNYFILIILIGMSFLQKPVAILTAFATGLSIAFFSDSFAVTSTDKVISIVRKFSPDLAAKMRPYINSVRHGRPSIKGSTHICGRPLSMWVFALFLFEVSCIFWVSSCNFLIVPWALYVGLLVTLIHASFRERNLKGRLNRFRKEFREAW; from the exons atggacGGCAGACCCGCGACGGCGGATGACGTGGTGGAGGCGATGCGGGAGTTTGTCTGGtttccgccgccgcgcccctcctcCGAGTTCTTCTCCCGCTTCAGCGCCCCGCGGTCTTGCTCCAAGTGGATCAGCCGCCTCGAGTGCAACCTCTACTA CTACGGGACCAACTACTTCATCTTGATCATATTGATAG GGATGAGCTTCCTTCAGAAACCAGTTGCCATACTTACAGCTTTTGCAACTGGCCTCAGCATTGCATTTTTCAGTGACAG TTTTGCAGTTACTTCCACCGACAAGGTTATAAGCATTGTCAGAAAATTTTCACCGGATTTAGCGGCCAAGATGAGACCGTACATAAA CTCTGTCCGTCATGGCCGACCAAGTATAAAAGGATCAACTCATATTTGTGGCCGACCTTTGTCTATGTGGGTCTTTGCCCTGTTCCTTTTTGAAG TTAGCTGCATTTTCTGGGTGAGCTCCTGCAATTTCCTGATAGTTCCGTGGGCACTATACGTTGGTCTACTCG TAACCTTGATTCATGCCAGCTTCAGAGAACGTAATCTGAAAGGTCGTCTCAACAGATTCAGGAAGGAATTTCGAGAAGCATGGTGA